From Malaya genurostris strain Urasoe2022 chromosome 2, Malgen_1.1, whole genome shotgun sequence:
ACTAGTGATGACTGACATCCAGGTTCAGGTTCCGGAGGGATGCTACGGTCGGGTAGCGCCTCGTTCCGGACTAGCAGTGAAAAACTTCATTGATGTCGGCGCTGGTGTCGTGGACGAAGACTACCGAGGAAATCTCGGGGTAGTTCTTTTCAATCACTCTGACGTTGATTTCAAGGTTGCTCGTGGAGATCGTATTGCACAGTTCATTTGCGAACGGATCTTCTACCCGGAGTTGGAGGAGGTCGGCAGTCTAACCGAGACAGAACGTGGAAGCGGCGGGTTTGGATCGACCGGTACACAGTGATCTGGTTGCAGATTGCGTTGCGAATACATTTAGAATAAGAATACTTTTACATTTCTGTTTATAAAACCTTGCTTGTATGGCTTAATTTGTTGTAATAAAATTACTAAACTTGTGTTTACAGAACCATTATGCCTAGTATTTTTGGATTTGCAGATGACGCGAACGAGCGGAAAAGGCGTACGGCacgtgttttaaaattttaatatggaatattaacaattgtttttttttcacctacTTTATATATCAATTGATTAGTTATTATGATACAGTCGGTTTTCTTCCAAGCATTTTCCGATACTGTGTCCCTATCTATATATTAATTCATATGTTCTTTGTATATCAATACAATCGGCAACGTAAAGGTTGTTCGCAAATAggattgaataaaatatcttaaaaataaaacttggagtaggtaatcccagagacataaccgcgagattgacgttgGACTGCATTCAAAATGTGTGTAAACAATCGATTTGATACCGTTCGACCGTTTAAGATTTAGATAAGCATTGAAAAGGACCATTCGATTTtaaaagattgcgtttgtatttcAATCTCTCTGTGACGCTTAACGCATTCCGCAATTGGCATGGCGGGTCTCGACGAATTATGCGAACTTTCGTTATCGCGCTTCCTCTTGGCCTTTACCACGTCGTATTTTGACTGCATGTATTGAGATATATTTAAGCCTTACAAAGATAAAagatctctacgatattaaacactgttcggaacatttttctcatgcGATGCATCAAAACGATAATTAGGTttggcacgaacatgacataacctcacaaaatgatctttttttgacagtcgacgtgtatttatttacagtttaaaagttcatcagaggttcatcgtttgaataTAAAAATTGCGAGTAGCCTCACACTAAatagatttatacaaatatcgctccttgatgctggaaaaacatacagggcaattttttagttcttttcactgtggaacacgtttttaggttgtgaaccatttcgtggttgattttaacttttggttgaaatctgatattgatgttgtcaaaaataaccctcacGCAGAAAAATGGAGCTTGTTTGAAAGAACAAAACAACTAGTAGTTTtttcagtttgatttttttaatatatatcTAGAATAAGATTGTTTAAAGTATTAAAACATCTGCTCACGATttgatacggtttgtttttgagattttttaaataaaagtgactatttgcaaagtgtaaagatgattgtttgaaatgtgcacttcgattttttgtttaagcttgtttgtaaacagtaccgctgaactgtcaaggatgaatttttgttcattcgtgacgtcacgataaaaaattcaaCACCGaccagctgcttgcagggatgcctgatttcatcaaaatatttgaaaatgaatcgtcacaataaattattggattacgttgataatatatttaactttttcgcgatgttgaaaGGTAACCATGTATTTGCcacaacgttgttcatctagactattttttattgtgttggtagtttttatTGGGCAGGATGACTTTCGGACCAAGTAAATCAGCAAAACTTACGCGAGTaatctttttcaattttgttcttggttacatttattattaaaaaaaaaaaaaaggttaacaACAAACCGAGGGAAAGGTGCAAGGAAATATACTGTAATAATATCCTACTCAGTTTGGCAGTAAATTATTCCCTAATACTCCCACTTAATTTACACAAACTCTCAGACCAATTGCTGAGCGATGTCGCAAAAATGACCCAAGAGCCAAACCTTTGGTCAATATGTCCGCTTCTTGTTTTTCTGTTGGTATATATTTTAGTTCAATGCTACCTGCTTGCACTAAATCTTTCACAAAAATGTTCTTCACGTCAATGTGCTTTAGCTTGCTACGATTTTTCGGCTCTTCTATTGTTTTAATCGCTGATTGATTATCTTCAAAATAACACACCGGTCTCTTCATCGGAAACCCCAATTCCTTGAGTAGCCGTACCATCCAAACTCCTTCGCAAGTCGCGTCGCAAAGTGCCACCAGCTCTGATTCAGTGGACGATAAGGATACAGTCCGCTGCTTTCTTGTTGACCAGGATGTTGTGCACCCAAATACCTTGAAAAGATAACCTGTTACTGAGCGCCGATCGACGACATCATTCGCCCAGTCGGCATCGCAGAAAGCCATCAACAAAGGCACGCCATCGTGACCAGAATACTCCAGACCTACGTCTGTAGATCCTCGTAtataccgcaaaacacgcttcaGGTACGTCCAATGTTCATCCGTCGGGCAGCTTTGAAATTGGCTGAAATAATTCACCGCAGCTGCCAAATCAGGACGGGTGGTTAAAGACACATAAATTAAACAGCCTATCAATTCCCGATACGGCTTGGACGTTCGATTCGATTCCTCCCCTTTCTGTAGCCGAAGACGACTCTCCATCGGGACGGAACTCGGTTTACACTCTGACATGTTGAATCTTTGAAGCAAATTTTCCAAATACCTGCGTTGACTAATTCGCATAATACGTTTGTCTGCAATCCTGTCTATCTTCATTCCGAGAAAATTTGTAACTTCTCCAAAATCTGTCATCTCGAACTCTTTCGCCAGGTAGCTTTTCATTCTTCGTATCTCATCCAGATCATGGCCGATTATCAACACGTCATCTACATAAAGAATCAAAAAAATCTTCCTTAGTCCATCATCGCAAACATACAGGCATTGATCACAGTTTGTTCGTTTGAACCCAAGCTTAGAAATATAACAATGAAAACGATCATTCCAAGCTTTAGAAGCTTGCTTGAGACCATAGAGTGATCTGTTCAGTCGGCAAAAAAGCTCATCTCCTCGTTCAAATCCTTCTGGCTGTgtcataaatattttttcagtCAAGTCTCCGTATAGGAACGCTGTTCGTACATCCATTTGGTGGATCAACATGCGCTCCTGGTTGGCTACAGCTAGCATCACCCTCAATGTATCTAATCGTGCAACCGGCGAGTATGTCTCCGTGTAATCGAAACCGAAACGTTGGCTGAAGCCACGAGCAACCAGACGTGCCTTGTATCGATCTGGTACCTCGCCTTCACCGGGTTTTATACGGAGTACCCATTTACACGTAATCGCTTTCCGACCTTTTGGAAGCTTCATTAGTGTCCACGTATTGTTTTTCTGGAGTGAATCCATTTCCTCCTGAATTGCGGATTGCCATTTTGGCCAATCGGACCTCTTTTTCATCTCGGCTATGCTGCTCGGTAGGTTTTCAACGAACTCAGTTgcactgagagcaaaaccagCGAATGTTATATCGTAATCCTTCAGTCTTGTAGGCGGCTGT
This genomic window contains:
- the LOC131427147 gene encoding deoxyuridine 5'-triphosphate nucleotidohydrolase, whose translation is MKPETKCVLRFAKLTDQAYAPTKGSEKAAGFDLKSAYECTVPARGKQLVMTDIQVQVPEGCYGRVAPRSGLAVKNFIDVGAGVVDEDYRGNLGVVLFNHSDVDFKVARGDRIAQFICERIFYPELEEVGSLTETERGSGGFGSTGTQ